In the genome of Triticum urartu cultivar G1812 chromosome 5, Tu2.1, whole genome shotgun sequence, one region contains:
- the LOC125507886 gene encoding uncharacterized protein LOC125507886: MEMVAISSILLHITSLATQIVAVARSGRGSRHRADTSAAQQQPDRRWVLELIQQLVIDQEASTSTATVRGSLLQAPSAWIGDMSICTNRRGPQVHMVRASLRTNSTYDNQQINWCHLRFHWMHVFNILLFLVGIKLGSVSGLMSIKQIGFSKECQYELTFCNTHAHPIGQSAGSCMCQLGMDNDGHDPIIASSREGDTHLIQWKSTLRKIPNPPWSHCQGYEINATHHHHRVVDGVSWCSLALPAS; this comes from the exons ATGGAGATGGTTGCCATCAGTTCCATTTTGTTGCACATCACAAGCCTTGCCACTCAGATCGTCGCTGTGGCCAGATCCGGCCGGGGGAGCCGCCATAGAGCCGACACCTCGGCGGCGCAGCAGCAGCCCGACAGAAGGTGGGTGCTCGAGCTCATCCAGCAGCTCGTCATCGACCAGGAGGCCTCTACCTCGACTGCAACCGTCCGTGGATCTCTATTGCAAGCACCTT CTGCATGGATTGGCGATATGAGTATTTGTACAAACCGCCGAGGACCTCAAGTTCACATGGTTCGTGCTTCTTTACGTACGAACTCTACATATGACAACCAGCAGATCAATTGGTGCCATCTCCGATTTCACTGGATGCATGTATTTAACATACTACTTTTTTTAGTAGGCATCAAACTTGGTTCAG TTTCAGGCCTGATGAGTATCAAGCAGATTGGGTTCTCCAAGGAATGCCAATACGAACTCACTTTTTGCAACACACATGCTCATCCAATTGGGCAGTCAGCTGGGAG TTGCATGTGCCAATTAGGCATGGACAACGATGGCCACGATCCCATTATCGCCAGCTCACGGGAGGGAGACACACATCTCATCCAGTGGAAAAGCACGCTCCGAAAAATCCCTAACCCTCCATGGAGCCATTGTCAAGGTTACGAGATCAACgccacccaccaccaccaccgagTTGTAGATGGCGTGTCGTGGTGCTCCCTGGCTCTTCCCGCCTCTTGA